A genomic region of Fusarium falciforme chromosome 4, complete sequence contains the following coding sequences:
- a CDS encoding Zn(2)-C6 fungal-type domain-containing protein → MASSSSHNPEDDEGLMPFSCYECRNRKLKCDRLSPRCTRCSRSEVRCQYPATRKRPVITATRPRVKELESRLVELENRLKATQEEGYQSFRPFDSPESDLIDTGRFEQLPPQDVVEELTSTFFTIIQNESRFIHPSRYQASLYQPPHMQPPMCLQYMVLALAAFVSPAHKQLAQPFYRRARYYYEADELKGEGEYFVTLAHAQTCLLMEHFEVLNLWFSRSSMSTSKGVRLAQIMGLHQLDSEGGLSQTLPPPKDWCEQEERRRTLWAIFCGDRNTSSTTGWPSLMDVQRINTKLPASEEAFQLGVEESSTTLAEAINGDKSQCSYFACRILATHLFHECLDHTYQDRPDDYPTDIQNSTFWKRHEDLNNGLATTFITLPDSLRTSTAYNRNSTMINLQLHTATICLHRTGVARAKKHNIPLEVLFGTQVRLLPAADAIFGIVASLADVTGTFRNPMVAFAAYMAAYVFLEDYTSFQNHDSEMKMNALMDLMITIGQENPVTASVAIQMAHELQKTGIDPSAVNKVAGLMAKMDLKGPLMGKQDKAAGSVIFCPFEAPSGSGPQGVPSEFPRGNMGIM, encoded by the exons ATggcgtcatcctcctcccacaaccccgaggacgacgaaGGCCTCATGCCCTTTTCCTGCTACGAATGCCGCAATCGCAAGCTAAAGTGCGACCGCCTAAGCCCGCGATGCACTCGGTGTTCTCGCTCGGAGGTCCGGTGTCAATATCCCGCGACAAGGAAGCGGCCGGTGATTAcggcgacaaggccgagagTCAAGGAGCTGGAGTCGCGATTAG TCGAGTTGGAGAATCGGCTCAAGGCTACACAGGAGGAAGGGTATCAGTCTTTCAGGCCGTTTGACTCGCCTGAGAGTGACCTCATTGACACTGGTCGCTTTGAACAGCTACCTCCTCAAGATGTCGTTGAAGAGCT GACGAGTACCTTCTTTACAATTATCCAAAATGAGTCTCgattcatccatccatcaagatACCAGGCTTCTCTCTATCAGCCTCCTCACATGCAGCCACCCATGTGTCTCCAATACATGGTCTTGGCCCTTGCTGCATTCGTGTCACCCGCTCATAAACAACTAGCCCAGCCCTTTTACCGAAGAGCCAGGTATTACTATGAGGCTGATGAACTCAAG GGCGAAGGAGAATACTTTGTCACTCTGGCTCATGCACAAACTTGTCTTCTCATGGAGCACTTCGAAGTCCTAAACCTCTGGTTCTCCCGTTCCTCAATGAGTACCTCGAAAGGTGTCCGTTTAGCTCAAATCATGGGCTTGCATCAGCTCGACAGCGAGGGTGGGTTAAGCCAGACcctaccaccaccaaaaGACTGGTGCGAgcaagaagagagaagacgGACTTTGTGGGCTATCTTCTGCGGCGATAGGAACACGAGCAGCACCACGGGATGGCCCAGTTTAATGGATGTTCAGCGA atcaacaccaagctTCCTGCATCAGAAGAGGCATTTCAGCTCGGCGTCGAGGAATCATCAACCACTCTCGCCGAAGCTATAAACGGAGACAAGTCTCAATGCTCATACTTTGCTTGTCGCATTCTCGCCACACACCTTTTTCATGAATGTCTCGACCACACCTACCAAGACCGCCCAGATGACTATCCAACAGACATTCAAAACAGCACATTCTGGAAACGACACGAGGACCTTAACAACGGCCTTGCAAcaacttttattactttaccCGACAGCCTCCGCACATCTACAGCCTATAACCGCAACTCTACAATGATAAACCTGCAACTTCACACAGCAACAATCTGCCTCCATCGCACTGGTGTAGCACGAGCAAAAAAGCACAACATCCCTCTCGAGGTACTCTTTGGAACACAAGTCCGACTACTTCCAGCCGCAGACGCAATCTTTGGCATTGTGGCTTCTCTCGCAGATGTTACTGGCACGTTTCGGAACCCCATGGTGGCATTCGCGGCATACATGGCAGCCTACGTGTTTTTGGAAGATTACACAAGCTTTCAGAACCATGACagcgagatgaagatgaatgCCTTGATGGATCTCATGATCACGATTGGACAAGAGAACCCCGTCACCGCTTCGGTCGCGATACAGATGGCGCACGAGCTGCAGAAAACCGGAATTGACCCTTCTGCAGTCAACAAG GTTGCGGGCCTCATGGCAAAGATGGACCTCAAGGGTCCGCTGATGGGCAAGCAGGACAAGGCTGCGGGGAGTGTGATATTCTGTCCCTTTGAAGCACCAAGTGGATCAGGGCCGCAGGGTGTTCCTAGCGAGTTTCCAAGAGGAAATATGGGTATCATGTGA